The proteins below are encoded in one region of Alistipes communis:
- the mraY gene encoding phospho-N-acetylmuramoyl-pentapeptide-transferase: MLYHLFQYLDRSYDLPGAGMFQYISFRSALAVILALLITITFGQGIIRFMQRRQIGEEIRNLGLEGQLQKRGTPTMGGVMILLAVLVPVLLFGRLDNIYIQLMIVSTVWLGLLGFLDDYIKVFRHNKEGLKGKFKIVGQVGIGIIVGTVMCASPEVVVRDKVVEPVQQIFVDDDGEVIESVTTNRVVMGTESVKTTQTTIPFVKNNEFDYAWFTGGNRVATWILYVLVAIFVVTAVSNGANLTDGLDGLVSGVSAPIVVVLAILAYLSGHIVYADYLNIMYIPGSGELVVFAAAFAGALIGFLWYNSFPAQTFMGDTGSLAIGGIIAVFALCIRKELLLPILCGVFFVESLSVMMQVSYFKYTKRRYGEGRRIFLMSPIHHHYQKKGIFETKIVIRFWIVSMLLSLAALATLKIR, from the coding sequence ATGCTGTATCATCTTTTCCAATATCTCGACCGTTCTTACGACCTGCCCGGTGCGGGCATGTTCCAGTACATCTCGTTCCGCTCGGCGCTGGCCGTCATCCTGGCGCTGCTCATTACGATCACCTTCGGACAGGGGATCATCCGCTTCATGCAGCGCCGTCAGATCGGCGAGGAGATCCGCAACCTCGGCCTCGAAGGCCAGCTCCAGAAACGGGGCACGCCCACCATGGGCGGCGTGATGATCCTTTTGGCCGTGCTGGTTCCCGTGCTGCTGTTCGGCCGGCTGGACAACATCTACATTCAGTTGATGATCGTTTCGACCGTCTGGCTGGGGCTGCTGGGCTTCCTGGACGACTACATCAAGGTCTTCCGCCACAACAAGGAGGGGCTCAAAGGCAAGTTCAAGATCGTGGGACAGGTGGGCATCGGCATCATCGTCGGCACGGTGATGTGCGCTTCGCCCGAAGTCGTGGTGCGCGACAAGGTGGTCGAACCCGTCCAGCAGATCTTCGTGGACGACGACGGCGAGGTGATCGAAAGCGTCACGACGAACCGCGTGGTCATGGGCACCGAGAGCGTCAAGACCACGCAGACGACGATCCCCTTCGTCAAGAACAACGAGTTCGACTATGCGTGGTTCACGGGCGGCAACCGCGTGGCCACATGGATTCTCTACGTGCTGGTGGCAATCTTCGTCGTCACGGCCGTGTCGAACGGCGCCAATCTCACCGACGGGCTCGACGGTCTGGTTTCGGGCGTTTCGGCGCCGATCGTGGTGGTGCTGGCGATCCTGGCCTACCTTTCGGGCCATATCGTCTATGCCGACTACCTCAATATCATGTATATCCCCGGTTCGGGCGAACTGGTGGTCTTCGCGGCTGCCTTCGCCGGCGCACTGATCGGTTTCCTGTGGTACAACTCGTTCCCGGCCCAGACCTTCATGGGCGATACGGGGTCGCTGGCCATCGGAGGCATCATCGCCGTTTTCGCCCTCTGCATCCGCAAGGAATTGTTGCTGCCGATCCTTTGCGGCGTGTTTTTTGTCGAGAGTCTTTCGGTTATGATGCAGGTCTCCTATTTCAAATATACCAAACGCCGCTACGGTGAGGGACGGCGCATCTTCCTGATGTCGCCCATCCACCACCACTATCAGAAGAAGGGAATCTTCGAGACGAAGATCGTCATCCGCTTCTGGATCGTGAGCATGCTGCTGTCGCTCGCGGCGCTCGCGACGCTCAAAATCCGATAA
- a CDS encoding acyltransferase family protein has protein sequence MKSSPIPTSRPADRLPRDRRIDLCYVIGILLVVAGHSGVDSRFASTALFRWIYAFHMPLFFALSGYLFRYGGGSGQVGAGTFARRRALRLLLPLVVWTTLVFIPKGLLSAYAMRPSELSFSAYLHAFLYPADNPIRPFWFLEVLFEVSLAGYAVDRIVRSRPAALAAVAGTCIAANRLIAPTGGELLMLPDVLWYTGFFLLGAVACDGRTWLWPRLARPSSLVFWGAASLVTLRFPSHAAAPFYAAAGILFVASCAALAVDRRLRLPLADDLRRYTFTVYLLHVLPVGLLRGLLYPRLAVDPALFSALLFLSGVLIPWAVGRMARRWIPSFTAGGRLSLRLLGL, from the coding sequence ATGAAAAGTAGTCCGATCCCGACGTCCCGACCGGCGGATCGTCTCCCGCGCGACCGTCGGATCGATCTCTGCTACGTGATCGGGATCCTGCTGGTCGTAGCGGGCCATTCGGGAGTGGATTCCCGTTTCGCTTCGACGGCGCTGTTCCGCTGGATCTACGCCTTCCACATGCCGCTCTTCTTCGCCCTTTCGGGCTATCTGTTCCGTTACGGCGGAGGGAGCGGACAGGTCGGTGCGGGGACTTTCGCACGCCGCCGTGCGCTGCGGCTGCTGTTGCCGCTTGTCGTGTGGACGACGCTCGTATTCATCCCCAAGGGGCTGTTGAGCGCCTATGCCATGCGGCCGTCGGAGTTGAGTTTTTCAGCCTATCTGCACGCCTTTCTCTATCCGGCCGACAATCCGATCCGTCCCTTCTGGTTTCTGGAAGTGCTGTTCGAGGTGAGTCTTGCGGGATATGCCGTCGACCGGATCGTCCGCAGCCGGCCGGCTGCGCTCGCCGCGGTTGCGGGGACGTGCATCGCCGCCAACCGGCTGATCGCCCCGACGGGCGGCGAGCTGCTGATGCTGCCCGACGTACTGTGGTATACCGGCTTTTTCCTGCTGGGAGCCGTCGCCTGCGACGGCCGCACGTGGCTGTGGCCGCGGCTGGCCCGCCCCTCGTCGCTCGTTTTCTGGGGTGCGGCGTCGCTCGTGACGCTTCGGTTCCCGTCGCACGCCGCCGCACCGTTCTATGCGGCGGCGGGCATCCTTTTCGTCGCCTCGTGTGCGGCGCTGGCTGTCGACCGCAGGCTGCGCCTGCCGCTCGCGGACGATCTGCGCAGGTATACCTTTACGGTCTACCTGCTCCACGTGCTGCCTGTCGGCCTCCTGCGCGGCCTGCTCTATCCCCGTCTGGCGGTCGATCCCGCCCTCTTTTCGGCGCTGCTCTTCCTGTCGGGCGTCCTCATTCCCTGGGCCGTGGGACGCATGGCGCGGCGGTGGATACCCTCCTTCACGGCGGGAGGCCGTCTGTCGCTCCGCCTGCTGGGTTTATAG
- a CDS encoding FtsW/RodA/SpoVE family cell cycle protein, which produces MKETRSSETASSAPQSGLRALVGSVFTGDRVLWIIIAALAVISVLVVYSSTAKMAYDAHTARSTAHFLRQQVGILILCVPIIVIVHKINCRVYNRLAQPVYVLSLLLTLAVYFIGATTNGAARWIPVAGFQFQPSEALKVATILLLARRLSSCQSKIDRIRIVPSLNPFRWGRPAQRKIWREGTRPILLPVVLSCAVIFPAHTSSAMLVFLTSLVMMLIGRVRVSELVRLVGLACAALLLAGLLNLGRSETAGGRVSTWIDLWTSSQTEKPIDRLTDTERSMIAIHNGGLLGEGAGQSAMRVEMIHPESDYAYAFFVEEYGIILAGILLMLYLWIFFRAREIFVRCGTAFPGLLVLGLALMITCQALLHVMVTVNLMPETGQTLPLISRGGSSVLFTVIALGMILSVSRQNDEHSHDTPRSESIYEK; this is translated from the coding sequence ATGAAAGAGACCCGATCTTCCGAAACTGCATCCTCCGCGCCGCAGAGCGGCCTGCGGGCGCTGGTCGGCTCGGTGTTTACCGGCGACCGCGTCCTGTGGATCATCATTGCGGCGCTGGCCGTCATTTCGGTGCTGGTGGTCTACTCGTCGACGGCCAAAATGGCCTACGACGCCCATACGGCGCGTTCGACGGCGCATTTCCTGCGTCAGCAGGTGGGGATTCTGATCCTCTGCGTCCCGATCATCGTCATCGTCCACAAGATCAACTGCCGCGTCTACAACCGGCTGGCGCAGCCGGTCTATGTGCTGAGTCTGCTGCTTACGCTGGCCGTCTACTTCATCGGCGCCACGACCAACGGCGCCGCGCGGTGGATTCCCGTCGCGGGATTCCAGTTCCAGCCCTCCGAGGCATTGAAGGTCGCCACGATCCTGCTGCTGGCACGCCGCCTTTCGTCGTGCCAGAGCAAGATCGACCGCATCCGGATCGTCCCGTCGCTCAACCCCTTCCGGTGGGGGCGGCCCGCGCAGCGCAAGATCTGGCGCGAGGGGACGAGGCCCATCCTGCTGCCCGTCGTGCTGTCGTGTGCGGTGATCTTTCCGGCGCATACGTCGTCGGCGATGCTGGTCTTTCTGACCTCGCTGGTGATGATGCTCATCGGGCGCGTGCGGGTGAGCGAGCTGGTGCGGCTCGTGGGGCTGGCCTGCGCTGCCCTGCTGCTGGCGGGGTTGCTCAATCTGGGCCGCAGCGAGACGGCGGGCGGGCGCGTGAGTACGTGGATCGACCTGTGGACGTCGTCGCAGACCGAGAAACCGATCGACCGGCTCACCGACACCGAACGTTCGATGATCGCCATCCACAACGGCGGACTGCTGGGCGAGGGGGCGGGCCAGAGCGCCATGCGCGTGGAGATGATCCATCCCGAAAGCGACTACGCCTACGCCTTTTTCGTCGAGGAGTACGGGATCATCCTGGCCGGTATCCTGCTGATGCTCTACCTGTGGATCTTCTTCCGCGCCCGCGAAATCTTCGTGCGCTGCGGCACCGCCTTTCCGGGACTGCTGGTCTTGGGGCTTGCGCTCATGATTACCTGTCAGGCGCTGCTGCACGTCATGGTGACGGTCAACCTGATGCCCGAGACGGGACAGACGCTGCCGCTCATCTCGCGCGGCGGCTCGTCGGTGCTCTTCACGGTCATCGCATTGGGGATGATCCTGAGCGTCAGCCGCCAGAACGACGAACATTCGCACGATACGCCCCGCTCCGAGTCGATTTATGAAAAGTAG
- the murD gene encoding UDP-N-acetylmuramoyl-L-alanine--D-glutamate ligase, with the protein MKKLVVLGGGISGYGSAILARRKGFDVFLSDSGRIADRYRMKLEAWGVPYEEGGHSEERILAASECVKSPGIPDSAPIVRKLRERGVPVISEIEFAGRYLDGARTICITGSNGKTTTTSLVYRILRDAGCNVALGGNIGESFAYSVATGRYDWYVLELSSFQLDGMFRFRADIGVLTNITPDHLDRYDHSFAKYAAAKMRIAQNQRAGDYFIYSADDETIWSLLPSYRLPQRQLPFAARAAVAGSDGDAFLSRDGRFTAAVGDRSVEIDTRRMRIGGLHNAYNAMAAALAALAAGVAPDRIRRSIYAFAPVEHRLEPVRETDGVLWINDSKATNVDSVWYALESMKRPVVWIAGGTDKGNDYEPLKAFAREKVHTLVCMGVDNRKLVESFTGVVPEVISTASLDEAMEAARRAARPGDAVLLSPACASFDLFRNYEQRGELFKKWVGEHC; encoded by the coding sequence ATGAAGAAACTCGTTGTATTGGGCGGAGGTATCAGCGGCTACGGTTCGGCGATCCTCGCCCGCAGGAAAGGGTTCGACGTCTTTCTGTCCGACAGCGGCCGCATCGCCGACCGCTACCGGATGAAACTCGAAGCATGGGGCGTGCCCTACGAGGAGGGCGGCCACAGCGAGGAGCGCATCCTCGCCGCTTCGGAATGCGTCAAGTCGCCCGGCATCCCCGACTCGGCGCCCATCGTGCGCAAACTGCGCGAACGGGGCGTTCCCGTGATCTCCGAGATCGAATTCGCGGGGCGTTATCTCGACGGTGCGCGCACGATCTGCATCACCGGTTCGAACGGCAAGACGACCACCACGTCGCTCGTCTACCGGATTCTGCGCGACGCGGGCTGCAACGTCGCCCTGGGCGGCAACATCGGCGAGAGCTTCGCCTATTCGGTCGCAACCGGCCGGTACGATTGGTATGTGCTGGAACTCAGCTCGTTCCAGCTGGACGGCATGTTCCGGTTCCGGGCCGACATCGGTGTGCTGACCAACATCACGCCCGACCATCTCGACCGCTACGACCACTCGTTCGCGAAGTATGCCGCGGCGAAGATGCGTATTGCGCAGAACCAGCGTGCAGGCGACTACTTCATCTATTCGGCCGACGACGAAACGATCTGGTCGCTGCTGCCGTCGTATCGGCTGCCGCAGCGGCAGCTGCCCTTCGCCGCACGGGCTGCCGTCGCCGGCAGCGACGGCGACGCCTTCCTGAGCCGCGACGGCCGCTTCACGGCCGCCGTGGGCGACCGTTCGGTCGAGATCGACACGCGCCGGATGCGTATCGGCGGGCTGCACAACGCCTACAACGCCATGGCTGCCGCACTGGCCGCGCTCGCGGCCGGCGTCGCGCCCGACCGTATCCGCCGTTCGATTTACGCTTTCGCGCCGGTCGAGCACCGTCTCGAACCCGTGCGCGAAACGGACGGCGTGTTGTGGATCAACGATTCGAAGGCGACCAACGTCGATTCGGTGTGGTATGCGCTCGAAAGCATGAAACGTCCCGTGGTGTGGATCGCCGGCGGCACCGACAAGGGCAACGACTACGAACCGCTCAAAGCCTTCGCCCGCGAGAAGGTGCATACGCTCGTCTGCATGGGTGTCGACAACCGCAAGCTCGTCGAGTCCTTCACGGGCGTCGTGCCGGAGGTGATCTCCACGGCGTCGCTGGACGAGGCGATGGAGGCTGCCCGCCGTGCGGCGCGTCCGGGCGACGCCGTGCTGCTGTCGCCCGCCTGCGCCTCGTTCGATCTGTTCCGCAACTACGAACAGCGCGGCGAGCTGTTCAAAAAATGGGTCGGCGAACACTGCTGA